The genomic interval AGCTAAAAACCCAGAATTGAGCACGAAGAAGAAGGTGCGTACGCATTGATTTTTTGGACAAAAAACTCAAAAAGATATTTTTATTGTATTGTAAGACAGGCTGGCATGCTGTAAGAGGCGATAAAAATCGAGCTTGAGGTCAGGGGGCTTGACAAGTTATAATGGCATTAGCGAAGGAAGTTGGGAATTTCTCAAATTTAGGTCCGAGGGCACTGTTCCTAACTAGTCTCATTTTTATATGTAGAGGCGGGAGTAGAGCAATTTGAAGCGGTTAGTTAACTGTGTTGATGCCCGTGTAGCTCAGTTGGTAGAGCACCTGCTTGGTAAGTAGGAGGTCATCGGTTCAATCCCGATCGCGGGCTTTTACCCTGCGTTGACTCATGGGAAAACCTTACCGAAGGGTGAATTGTTGCCTCACGGATAATCTTACTATGATCGCTTGAGTATTGCATTAAGTTTTTCCTCAAGAGAAGCTTTTAACATAAACGGATTAAGGGTTTTAAAGAGCCGGGTAAGTTCAGCCTTCATAGCTTGAGAGATAGCTTCGCTTTCTAAAATCCGTTGATAAGGAGTCTTGGGTTTATCGTGTTCTTTTTTGATTTTGGCACCGAAACGAGTCTTAGTCATTAACTTTACTGATGGGGAAAAGAAATTCTGCAATAGCCGCCATTCGTTCTTGTAAATATCATTCATCAAGACGACAAATTCTGGCTTATCCAGACGCTGATAACCAAATAAATGCCTAACCTTCGTCCAGTTTTTCTGTTCCACGTGGGCGTTATCTTCTTTCTTATAGGGTCGGGAGCGAGTGAAGACAATTTTGCGCTTTCTGTAATGAGCGACTGTGTCCGCTTCTAAAAATCCCGGCTGGGTTGTATCCCATTTTGCTGTTTCGATGGGGATATGTTGTTTGAGTAATTTTCCCGGCTTGGTTAAGCTTTTCCCCTTAATTTTTACTTTGGCTTTTATCTGTTTCAGATAGCGGTCCATCGTTGATGGCGACATTCCCAGCAGTTTGTCAACATATTCCTGCGCCAAGCCGGAAGTTTGCTGATACCATGGCAGCCATAAAGGCATAGCCGCCTTTAATCTCTTTGAGCAAAGATAGCCGGACTTAACCCATAAATATTTTAAAGTGCCGGTAACGGAATTGTGGGCGTAGATTGGCACCGGACCGGATCGCTTTTTGTTAGCTTTTACCCCTCGCAGCAATAATGCGATGGCATACTTGCGGTGATAACCGCATACTTGACAGAATTCATCCAGAATCGCCCTTTTCTCTTTTCTCGTCGCGATTAAATATCGTGCTCTGATCTTCTTAAGGTACTCCCGCTTGCTGTTTGGACTCATATTGCCTCCTTCTTAGAAATTTTCGGTAAGGTCAATTATGAGTCAACGAATGCTTTTTGGGTAAGATTTAATATGAGGCAATTCATACCCTTGACAAAATCCTTCCCCAGCTGGTATTATTGTCAGTTGTAAGTTGTTTGTTGCCCGCCTGCCGGACGGGCAGGTAAGTTAATTTAAGGAGGAAAATAAAAAATGGCAAGAGAGAAGTTTCAGAGGAACAAGACGCACGTAAACGTCGGGACGATCGGACACGTAGATCACGGAAAGACAACACTAACATCGGCGATCACAAGCGTATTGGCGGCAAAAGGATTGGCAAAAGCAAAGAAATTCGACGAGATCGACGCGGCGCCGGAAGAGAAAGCCCGCGGTATCACAATTGCTATCGCGCACGTTGAATACGAAACAGACAAAAGGCATTATGCCCACATCGACTGCCCCGGACACGCGGACTATGTAAAGAACATGGTCATAGGCGCTGCCCAAATGGACGGCGCAATACTTGTAGTTTCAGCGGCCGACGGACCGATGCCTCAAACTCGTGAACATATCCTATTAGCGCGCCAAGTTAACGTGCCATTCATGGTTGTATTTTTAAATAAATGCGACATGGTTGACGATCCAGAACTTATCGACTTAGTTGAAGTTGAAACCCGTGATCTTCTTAAGAAATACCAATTCCCAGGCGACGACATACCGATAATCAGAGGCTCCGCATTAAAAGCCATGGAAAATCCAACGGACGCGGCAGCCGCCAAACCAATTCTTGATCTTATGAATGCGCTTGATACATATATTCCTGATCCCGTAAGACCGGTAGACAAGCCTTTTCTTATGCCTATCGAAGACATATTTTCGATCACCGGACGCGGAACGGTCGCAACTGGAAGGATCGAACGCGGAAAAGTCAAGGTCAATGAAGAAGTGGAATTAATAGGCCTTGGCGCGCACAAAAAAACAACGGTTACCGGCGTTGAAATGTTCAGGAAATTCTTGGACGAAGGATTAGCCGGAGACAACGTTGGGTTGCTTTTGAGAGGCGTCGAAAAAGAAGAGCTAAAGCGGGGCATGGTGCTTGCAAAAACAGGATCGGTCAAACCCCACAGAAAGTTTGAGGCGCAAGTTTACGTTTTGGCAAAAGAAGAAGGCGGGCGGCATACCCCGTTCTTCCCAGGCTATAAGCCGCAATTCTTTATCAGGACAACCGATGTGACAGGAGAGATCAAGCTTCCTGAAAAAGTTGAAATGGTCATGCCTGGAGATAACACAGTTATGACAGTAGAGCTAATTAACGAAGTTGCTGTTGAAGAAGAAATGCGTTTTGCGATCCGTGAAGGAGGCCATACGGTCGGGGCCGGATCGGTAACAAAGATTATTGAATAACAAAAGTATATTAAGGCTCCTTGTTATATCCGCAATATTATCCCTCCTATTACTAGGGGGGATGATTCTTTTTGACTTCTTTACAACCCAAAATAAATTCAGCCCAAGAACATTAATTGAAAAAGTCGATGTTTCAGGGTTGACCGCCGAAGAAGCCGTGATAAAACTAAACCAAAGCCCGGTTTCAGATTTGCTGCCAGGGACAGTTGCATTCGTAAACTCGGGCGAAAGTTTTTCGTTCTCTCCAAGGGATTTGGGGATATTCGTAAAAGCAACAGAAACCGTATCGCAGGCCTTTTCCCTGTCCCACGGCGGCAATTATCTTAAAACTCTTTCACAAAAGCTTTCGGGAAAATACAGGGTGTATCCAGCAAAATTCTCATTTGTCCCTGAAACTGCGCAAGAG from Candidatus Saganbacteria bacterium carries:
- a CDS encoding integrase; this translates as MSPNSKREYLKKIRARYLIATRKEKRAILDEFCQVCGYHRKYAIALLLRGVKANKKRSGPVPIYAHNSVTGTLKYLWVKSGYLCSKRLKAAMPLWLPWYQQTSGLAQEYVDKLLGMSPSTMDRYLKQIKAKVKIKGKSLTKPGKLLKQHIPIETAKWDTTQPGFLEADTVAHYRKRKIVFTRSRPYKKEDNAHVEQKNWTKVRHLFGYQRLDKPEFVVLMNDIYKNEWRLLQNFFSPSVKLMTKTRFGAKIKKEHDKPKTPYQRILESEAISQAMKAELTRLFKTLNPFMLKASLEEKLNAILKRS
- the tuf gene encoding elongation factor Tu is translated as MAREKFQRNKTHVNVGTIGHVDHGKTTLTSAITSVLAAKGLAKAKKFDEIDAAPEEKARGITIAIAHVEYETDKRHYAHIDCPGHADYVKNMVIGAAQMDGAILVVSAADGPMPQTREHILLARQVNVPFMVVFLNKCDMVDDPELIDLVEVETRDLLKKYQFPGDDIPIIRGSALKAMENPTDAAAAKPILDLMNALDTYIPDPVRPVDKPFLMPIEDIFSITGRGTVATGRIERGKVKVNEEVELIGLGAHKKTTVTGVEMFRKFLDEGLAGDNVGLLLRGVEKEELKRGMVLAKTGSVKPHRKFEAQVYVLAKEEGGRHTPFFPGYKPQFFIRTTDVTGEIKLPEKVEMVMPGDNTVMTVELINEVAVEEEMRFAIREGGHTVGAGSVTKIIE